One Campylobacter concisus DNA segment encodes these proteins:
- the thrC gene encoding threonine synthase, protein MRLTPTRSVKDEKVKNVNLSTAMLSPSSAHGGLYAPKKLPKITKAKWQELSSLSYEKLALHIISLFKFDVPEAFFKKALKRYASFDDPKHPVIFKKIDKNLYVNELYHGPTRAFKDMALQPFGSLLSQLAKERGERYLIMCATSGDTGPATLQTFANDENIKVVCLYPDGGTSEVQKLQMQTMQGENLKVFGIKGDFDDAQRALKTLLANDKFKAELKKKRLKLSAANSVNFGRILFQIIYHAYAYANLLKQKALKANESFDIIVPSGNFGNALGAYYAKKMGAKIGKIKIASNANNILTQFFTTGVYDLRDKKLVKTISPAMDILISSNVERLLFDKFGSVRTNELMQSLAKNKFYKLSKQELEVLKEDFEASWCDDKECEAYIAKLAKNGYAIDPHTATCFKMVDTSRVSVITSTAHWVKFTPSMIKACQIKDTKDEKDALAKTAKILNDSVPSSINSLFSAKILHKNIIKEDEIEKCVLEWIER, encoded by the coding sequence ATGAGACTAACACCAACTAGAAGCGTAAAAGATGAAAAGGTAAAAAATGTAAATTTAAGCACAGCCATGCTTAGCCCAAGCTCCGCTCACGGCGGACTTTACGCGCCAAAGAAGCTACCAAAGATCACAAAGGCAAAGTGGCAAGAGCTCTCAAGCCTAAGCTACGAAAAGCTTGCACTTCACATCATTTCGCTGTTTAAATTTGACGTGCCAGAGGCATTTTTCAAAAAAGCGCTCAAGAGATATGCAAGCTTTGATGACCCAAAGCACCCAGTCATTTTTAAAAAAATAGATAAAAATTTATACGTAAATGAGCTCTACCACGGTCCCACAAGGGCATTTAAGGACATGGCGCTTCAGCCTTTTGGCTCGCTGCTTAGCCAGCTAGCAAAGGAAAGGGGCGAAAGATACCTTATCATGTGCGCAACTAGCGGCGACACGGGCCCTGCTACACTTCAAACCTTTGCAAATGATGAAAATATCAAGGTCGTCTGCCTCTATCCAGATGGCGGTACGAGCGAGGTGCAAAAGCTTCAGATGCAGACCATGCAGGGTGAAAATTTAAAGGTTTTTGGCATAAAAGGCGACTTTGACGACGCTCAAAGAGCGCTAAAAACGCTGCTTGCAAATGATAAATTTAAGGCCGAGCTTAAGAAAAAGCGCCTTAAACTAAGTGCGGCAAACTCAGTAAATTTTGGCAGAATTCTCTTTCAGATCATCTACCACGCCTATGCTTACGCAAATTTGCTAAAACAAAAGGCGCTTAAGGCAAACGAGAGCTTTGACATCATCGTGCCAAGCGGAAATTTTGGCAACGCACTTGGGGCGTATTACGCTAAAAAAATGGGCGCAAAGATCGGCAAGATCAAGATCGCCTCAAACGCAAACAACATCTTGACGCAGTTTTTCACCACTGGCGTTTATGACCTAAGAGATAAAAAGCTGGTTAAGACGATAAGCCCAGCCATGGACATTTTGATCAGCTCAAACGTCGAGCGATTGCTATTTGATAAATTTGGCAGCGTTAGAACCAACGAGCTCATGCAAAGCCTTGCTAAAAATAAATTTTATAAGCTTAGCAAGCAAGAGCTTGAAGTGCTGAAAGAGGACTTTGAGGCTAGCTGGTGCGATGATAAGGAGTGCGAGGCATATATCGCAAAGCTCGCAAAGAACGGCTACGCGATCGATCCGCATACGGCTACTTGCTTTAAAATGGTGGATACTAGCCGAGTAAGCGTCATCACATCGACTGCGCACTGGGTGAAATTTACGCCAAGCATGATCAAGGCGTGTCAGATAAAAGACACAAAAGATGAAAAAGACGCCTTAGCAAAGACTGCTAAAATCTTAAATGACAGCGTGCCAAGCTCTATAAACTCGCTATTTAGTGCGAAAATTTTACACAAAAACATCATAAAAGAGGACGAGATCGAAAAGTGCGTCCTAGAATGGATCGAGCGATGA
- the kdsB gene encoding 3-deoxy-manno-octulosonate cytidylyltransferase: MIIIPARLASTRFSNKILKEINGVPMFVATALRVSGVDDVAVAVDEPSVLEIAKAHGIKAVLTSKDHQSGTDRINEAAQILGLRESEIIINVQADEPFIEPENIAKFRAFCEQNKGKAFMFSCYKKMDDEFADDKNLVKVVTDFEGYALYFSRSRIPFNRSECKSYKAHLGIYGYSVKSLKEFCELMPSSLENTEKLEQLRALENGKKIAMLEVESQSIGIDSEEDYQRALAKFGK; encoded by the coding sequence ATGATAATCATCCCAGCCCGCCTTGCCTCAACAAGGTTTAGTAATAAAATTTTAAAAGAGATAAACGGCGTGCCGATGTTTGTGGCGACGGCTCTTAGGGTAAGTGGCGTGGACGATGTGGCGGTTGCTGTGGATGAGCCAAGCGTGCTGGAGATCGCCAAGGCTCATGGCATAAAAGCGGTGCTAACTAGCAAAGATCATCAAAGTGGCACTGACAGGATAAATGAAGCGGCGCAAATTTTGGGGCTAAGAGAAAGTGAGATCATCATAAATGTTCAGGCTGATGAGCCATTTATAGAGCCTGAAAATATCGCTAAATTCAGGGCATTTTGCGAGCAAAATAAGGGAAAAGCCTTTATGTTTTCTTGCTATAAAAAGATGGACGATGAGTTTGCGGATGATAAAAATTTAGTCAAAGTGGTGACTGATTTTGAGGGCTATGCGCTCTATTTTTCAAGATCAAGGATACCATTTAACAGAAGCGAGTGCAAAAGCTATAAGGCGCACCTTGGCATCTACGGATACAGCGTAAAGAGCCTAAAAGAGTTTTGCGAGCTCATGCCTTCAAGCCTTGAAAACACCGAGAAACTCGAGCAACTGCGTGCCCTAGAAAATGGCAAAAAGATAGCGATGCTAGAGGTTGAAAGTCAAAGTATCGGCATCGATAGCGAAGAGGACTACCAAAGAGCGTTAGCTAAATTTGGCAAATGA
- the dsbD gene encoding protein-disulfide reductase DsbD, with the protein MFFKFIFSLILFASSLFAEVLDVSKAFVLSPSIDEQGVEIKFKFGENIYLYKDSFEVKLGEEKINSLLNMPKSENTGEYEIYPKDFSLFIPLNLVKEHLKNGNARLNLSYQGCAKNGICYRPQTKIYDIFEKFGKFSIIAFEKEQKDETNPEFTELSEDQSIANELSSKNFFISLATFFGYGLLLSLTPCVFPMIPILSSIIVSKGGSLNAKKGFLLSLVYVVAMSLAYALAGVGASLLGFGIAGALQNIYVLGAFAAIFVILSFSMFGFYDIKLPSKFENSISKKSQNSSGLIGVFIMGFASALIVSPCVAAPLAGALLYIAQSGDAIYGGIMLFIMGLGMGAPLLVIGLSSGKLLPRPGGWMDEIKKLFGFLMLVMAVWILARVLGAFFELLGYGVIGVFAAIYLGAFEAANNGWAKFKKALCMLVFIYSFMLIIGAFLGSKDAFLPLSGLNLAKNESELNFKQARNLNELNEMIKSSSKPVLVDFYAEWCASCKEIEHITFKDAGVKNALANFTLIRIDVTSGGAQNDEMLRNFGLIDPPALLLFKNGEEQKSLRTIGFINAKNFIAKLEKI; encoded by the coding sequence ATGTTTTTTAAATTTATTTTTTCTCTCATTTTATTTGCAAGCTCACTTTTTGCCGAGGTTTTAGACGTCAGTAAGGCATTTGTTTTAAGCCCAAGTATCGACGAACAAGGCGTTGAGATCAAGTTTAAATTTGGCGAAAATATCTACCTTTATAAAGATAGCTTTGAGGTTAAGCTTGGCGAAGAGAAGATAAATTCTTTGCTAAATATGCCAAAGAGTGAAAACACTGGCGAATACGAAATTTATCCAAAAGATTTTTCGCTGTTTATCCCACTAAATTTAGTAAAAGAGCATCTTAAAAACGGCAATGCTAGGCTAAATTTAAGCTATCAAGGCTGCGCTAAAAATGGCATTTGCTACCGTCCGCAAACTAAAATTTATGACATCTTTGAGAAATTTGGCAAATTTAGCATCATAGCCTTTGAAAAAGAGCAAAAGGATGAAACCAATCCTGAATTTACCGAGCTTTCAGAAGATCAAAGCATTGCAAACGAGCTAAGTAGCAAAAACTTTTTTATCTCGCTTGCCACTTTTTTTGGCTACGGCCTCCTACTCTCGCTCACACCTTGCGTATTTCCGATGATACCGATACTCTCAAGCATCATCGTCTCAAAGGGCGGCAGCCTAAATGCTAAAAAAGGCTTTTTGCTCTCGCTAGTTTATGTAGTTGCGATGAGCCTTGCTTATGCGCTTGCTGGCGTAGGAGCAAGCCTACTTGGCTTTGGCATCGCAGGGGCTTTGCAAAACATCTACGTGCTCGGCGCATTTGCGGCTATTTTTGTCATCTTAAGCTTTAGTATGTTTGGCTTTTACGACATCAAGCTGCCCTCTAAATTTGAAAACTCAATCAGCAAAAAATCACAAAACAGCTCGGGTCTCATCGGCGTTTTCATCATGGGCTTTGCCTCTGCGCTCATCGTCTCGCCATGCGTGGCAGCACCGCTAGCAGGCGCACTTCTATACATCGCGCAAAGCGGAGACGCCATTTATGGGGGCATCATGCTCTTTATCATGGGGCTAGGCATGGGCGCACCGCTTCTCGTGATAGGGCTAAGCTCTGGCAAACTCCTACCAAGACCCGGTGGCTGGATGGACGAAATTAAAAAACTCTTTGGTTTTTTGATGCTCGTCATGGCCGTTTGGATCCTTGCACGCGTGCTTGGAGCGTTTTTTGAGCTGCTAGGTTATGGCGTCATAGGCGTCTTTGCAGCCATTTATCTTGGGGCGTTTGAGGCAGCAAATAACGGCTGGGCTAAATTTAAAAAAGCACTTTGCATGCTAGTTTTTATCTACTCTTTCATGTTAATAATTGGCGCATTTTTAGGCTCAAAAGACGCATTTTTGCCGCTTTCTGGGCTAAATTTAGCCAAAAACGAGAGTGAGCTAAATTTTAAACAAGCTAGAAATTTAAACGAACTAAATGAGATGATAAAAAGCTCAAGCAAGCCAGTGCTGGTGGATTTTTACGCCGAGTGGTGCGCGAGCTGCAAAGAGATAGAGCATATCACTTTTAAAGACGCTGGCGTGAAAAATGCTTTGGCAAATTTTACGCTTATTCGCATCGACGTGACAAGTGGCGGGGCGCAAAATGATGAGATGTTAAGAAATTTTGGCCTCATCGATCCACCTGCACTTCTACTTTTTAAAAACGGCGAAGAGCAAAAATCACTTAGAACAATCGGCTTTATAAATGCTAAAAATTTCATAGCAAAGCTTGAGAAAATTTAG
- the ppk2 gene encoding polyphosphate kinase 2 has translation MSKDKKHQKSDKLGYEDELRLLQIELLKFQNHVKDKGLRVLMLMEGRDAAGKGGTIKRLTEHLNPRGCRIVALTKPSDVEKTQWYFQRYVTHLPSAGEIVIFDRSWYNRAGVEPVMGFCTQAEHKEFLREVPKFEEMIINSGIIFFKIYLSITKEEQKKRFKERLNDPLKQFKISPVDQKAQELWDQYSIAKYSMLLASHNSISPWVIVSSDNKKEARLNVFKFILTHVEYPKKIDEYLKYDKSVVRDGSEEIKRIEEGLNKDKLKSID, from the coding sequence ATGTCAAAAGATAAAAAGCACCAAAAATCCGATAAACTCGGCTACGAAGATGAGCTAAGACTGCTTCAGATAGAACTTTTAAAATTCCAAAATCATGTCAAAGACAAGGGACTTAGAGTGCTTATGCTAATGGAGGGGCGAGACGCAGCTGGCAAGGGTGGCACGATAAAGCGCCTAACTGAGCATCTAAATCCGCGCGGTTGCCGTATCGTGGCGCTTACAAAGCCAAGTGATGTCGAGAAGACGCAGTGGTACTTTCAAAGGTATGTAACACATCTGCCAAGCGCTGGCGAGATCGTCATCTTTGATAGGAGCTGGTACAACAGAGCTGGTGTAGAGCCAGTGATGGGCTTTTGCACGCAGGCTGAGCATAAAGAATTCCTGCGTGAAGTGCCAAAATTTGAAGAGATGATCATAAACTCAGGCATCATTTTTTTTAAAATTTACCTCTCGATCACAAAAGAGGAGCAAAAAAAGCGCTTCAAAGAGCGTCTAAATGACCCGCTAAAGCAGTTTAAGATCTCTCCAGTAGATCAAAAAGCGCAAGAGCTTTGGGATCAGTACTCTATCGCCAAATACTCGATGCTACTTGCCTCTCACAACAGCATCTCGCCGTGGGTGATCGTCTCAAGCGACAATAAAAAAGAGGCTAGGCTAAATGTCTTTAAATTTATCCTAACTCATGTCGAGTATCCAAAAAAGATAGATGAGTATCTAAAATACGACAAAAGCGTCGTAAGAGATGGAAGCGAGGAGATCAAGCGCATAGAAGAGGGGCTTAATAAAGATAAGCTAAAGAGTATCGACTGA
- a CDS encoding trehalose-6-phosphate synthase — MHLFFLITHLVCAIIFIGYVFFDVCIYPFAKKTINPQTLEAVKKAYTKGSAKVFGTAFLLLLISGAYMAKDYLGGEHGWWQSDFQKLLLAKIAVLLLMCLITFISVFNVTILKKPDPFGKFSHLIALILCLIMVVLAKFMWWV, encoded by the coding sequence ATGCATCTTTTCTTTCTCATTACGCATTTAGTTTGCGCAATTATCTTTATAGGTTATGTATTTTTTGATGTTTGCATATATCCATTTGCCAAAAAAACGATAAATCCACAAACCCTTGAAGCTGTCAAGAAAGCCTATACAAAAGGTAGTGCAAAGGTTTTTGGCACGGCATTTTTACTACTTTTGATAAGTGGGGCATATATGGCAAAGGACTATCTTGGAGGCGAGCATGGTTGGTGGCAAAGCGACTTTCAAAAGCTACTGCTAGCAAAGATTGCAGTTTTGCTTCTTATGTGTCTTATCACTTTCATCTCTGTTTTTAATGTCACTATCTTAAAAAAGCCAGATCCATTTGGTAAATTTTCGCACCTCATAGCTCTTATTCTTTGTCTGATAATGGTCGTTTTGGCTAAATTTATGTGGTGGGTTTAG
- a CDS encoding major outer membrane protein produces MKLTKVSLAALVALGAFSSVASATPLEEAIKNVDLSGFARYRYTNDHLKDSDKSDTQKSSTSNHVFRMETSFKAAIDDNFFGVLHLRYQGTDGSGDNANSKAYAINQKTGTVDEFTYNGTDKTNTTGSFGVYEMYLGYKVGNTTVIAGKQLLGTFFDDKDVAGTGLKVVNTDVQGLTLAAAAFDAVQSDGYEIDGPLLKTLTGSIGDAPGNIYYLGAAGSYDPVSFKAAIANVQEVATLYGADAGVSFNVTDDVNLNLKGQFVHNDSDHKDVADANFWAIQAGTKLFGAKLNAGYLDFDAKNKDNNKISFVTLDANGELINPAKILNGVMSGGRQYYNNIKGNNDYWFVKAGYDIDKFGFGAGYTQGKGYSWALGKERAKRNEWSLDASYKYSKKLTFLSWYAAAKDKKDGESFKQDRIRFEAKYSF; encoded by the coding sequence ATGAAACTTACAAAAGTTAGCTTAGCTGCTTTGGTTGCTTTAGGTGCATTTTCAAGTGTTGCAAGTGCAACTCCGCTTGAAGAAGCTATAAAAAACGTAGATCTTTCAGGATTTGCAAGATATCGCTATACAAATGATCACTTAAAAGATAGTGATAAATCAGATACTCAAAAATCAAGTACATCAAACCATGTTTTTAGAATGGAAACATCATTTAAGGCTGCAATTGACGATAATTTCTTTGGTGTTTTACATTTAAGATATCAAGGAACTGATGGTTCAGGTGATAATGCAAATTCAAAAGCATATGCAATAAATCAAAAAACTGGTACTGTAGACGAATTTACATATAATGGAACGGATAAAACAAACACAACTGGATCATTTGGTGTATATGAGATGTATCTAGGCTACAAAGTAGGCAACACTACTGTTATAGCTGGTAAACAACTACTAGGTACTTTCTTTGATGACAAAGATGTAGCTGGCACAGGTCTAAAAGTAGTAAATACTGATGTTCAAGGTCTTACTTTAGCTGCAGCTGCATTTGATGCTGTACAAAGTGATGGCTATGAGATAGATGGTCCGCTACTAAAAACACTTACAGGAAGTATCGGTGACGCTCCTGGCAATATATACTATTTAGGTGCAGCTGGCAGCTATGATCCAGTATCATTTAAAGCAGCTATTGCAAATGTTCAAGAAGTAGCTACACTTTACGGTGCTGATGCTGGTGTAAGCTTTAATGTAACTGATGATGTTAACCTAAACTTAAAAGGTCAATTTGTTCATAATGACTCAGATCACAAAGATGTAGCTGATGCAAATTTCTGGGCAATTCAAGCTGGCACAAAACTATTTGGTGCTAAACTTAATGCTGGTTATTTAGACTTTGACGCTAAAAACAAAGACAATAATAAAATTTCATTTGTAACGCTTGATGCAAATGGCGAACTTATCAACCCGGCAAAAATCCTAAATGGCGTAATGAGTGGTGGTAGACAATACTACAATAACATCAAAGGAAACAACGACTATTGGTTTGTTAAAGCTGGTTACGATATAGATAAATTTGGCTTTGGTGCTGGATATACTCAAGGTAAAGGCTATAGCTGGGCTCTTGGTAAAGAGAGAGCAAAAAGAAACGAATGGTCTCTTGATGCTAGCTACAAGTACAGCAAAAAACTTACATTCCTTTCTTGGTATGCAGCTGCTAAAGATAAAAAAGACGGCGAAAGCTTTAAACAAGATCGTATCAGATTTGAAGCAAAATATAGCTTCTAA
- a CDS encoding thioesterase, protein MADENIFEAKDESQIILPEDENPLRNEIKTAPLTKLNFSGTAFLLEKNHAKTRFFTTTDMVSDAEGLIHSGFVFMGANYAALLAVNEEFCVSIGARINFYGPLKLGDIVEFDARARFEESRKKEVKVVGHVKEVKIFEGTFQLVTLEEHIFVTQQKNIQKEAAIRQKREREEAQAKNNG, encoded by the coding sequence ATGGCAGATGAAAATATTTTTGAAGCAAAAGACGAGTCGCAAATAATCCTCCCAGAGGACGAAAACCCGCTAAGAAACGAGATAAAAACAGCACCTTTAACAAAGCTAAATTTTAGTGGAACGGCATTTTTACTTGAGAAAAATCACGCAAAAACTAGATTTTTTACCACGACTGACATGGTAAGCGACGCAGAAGGTCTTATACATAGCGGTTTTGTCTTTATGGGAGCAAACTATGCGGCACTTTTAGCAGTAAATGAAGAATTTTGCGTTAGCATCGGCGCTAGGATAAATTTCTATGGACCGCTCAAACTTGGCGACATAGTAGAATTTGACGCGCGTGCAAGGTTTGAAGAGAGCAGAAAAAAAGAAGTCAAGGTAGTTGGACACGTTAAAGAGGTGAAAATTTTTGAAGGGACATTTCAGCTAGTGACGCTTGAAGAGCATATCTTTGTCACCCAGCAAAAAAATATCCAAAAAGAAGCCGCCATAAGACAAAAGAGAGAGCGCGAAGAGGCGCAGGCCAAAAACAACGGCTAA
- the cmoB gene encoding tRNA 5-methoxyuridine(34)/uridine 5-oxyacetic acid(34) synthase CmoB, with protein MDLSKFNEQQKQIYNRIENLANFYCEFSLSDSVNVKFKNLDQAKKDEIYNLALSLKPWRKGPFLLDDIYIDSEWQSFVKFNILAPHLNLAGKCVADVGCNNGYYMFKMLEYGPKSITGFDPSVHTYLQFKFLNKFIRSNINYELLGVESLPEYAAKFDTIFCLGVIYHRSDPIKMLKELKTALNPGGELFLDTMYIDMAGDFALTPKDRYSKIPNIYFVPTLSALQNWCERAKFKDFTLLDTKATDLNEQRKTQWIDGESLGNFLDPDDNTKTIEGYPAPKRAYVRVKI; from the coding sequence GTGGATCTTAGCAAATTTAACGAGCAGCAAAAGCAAATTTATAATAGGATAGAAAATTTAGCAAATTTTTATTGCGAATTTAGCCTCTCTGACAGCGTAAATGTCAAATTTAAAAATTTAGACCAAGCTAAAAAAGATGAAATTTACAACCTCGCCCTTAGTCTAAAGCCTTGGCGAAAAGGGCCATTTTTACTTGATGATATATATATAGATAGCGAGTGGCAAAGCTTTGTTAAATTTAATATCTTAGCTCCTCATCTAAATTTAGCTGGCAAGTGCGTGGCTGACGTGGGTTGTAACAATGGATATTATATGTTTAAGATGCTTGAGTACGGCCCAAAAAGTATAACTGGCTTTGACCCTAGCGTGCATACATATTTGCAGTTTAAGTTTTTAAATAAATTTATCCGCTCAAATATCAACTATGAGCTTCTTGGGGTAGAGAGCTTGCCAGAATACGCAGCGAAATTTGACACCATTTTTTGCCTTGGTGTCATCTACCATAGAAGCGATCCTATAAAGATGCTAAAAGAGCTAAAAACCGCGCTAAATCCAGGCGGCGAGCTATTTTTAGATACGATGTATATAGATATGGCGGGCGACTTTGCACTTACGCCAAAAGATAGATACTCCAAAATTCCAAATATCTACTTTGTGCCAACGCTTAGCGCGCTTCAAAACTGGTGTGAGAGGGCTAAATTTAAGGATTTTACCCTGCTTGATACAAAGGCAACTGATCTAAACGAACAGCGAAAAACACAGTGGATAGACGGAGAGAGTCTTGGAAATTTCCTAGACCCAGATGACAACACAAAGACCATCGAGGGCTATCCAGCCCCAAAAAGAGCCTATGTAAGAGTTAAAATTTAA
- a CDS encoding transglutaminase-like domain-containing protein, with the protein MQRRDFFKFSSFLGAASLLPSVTLANDEPANPVVRNFDVNFKHQLLEKGKSSRIWLPLPLSTTYQQLTQDYVINTTAKNVYISDTLIPTMYGEFEENEQRPILNIQFKIQTTERNTDFSKVNFDPNEKVDPAVLEFLKPTSHIPTDGVVRAKALEIVGNLKGDLERAKAIYTWVANTMQRDNSVLGCGTGDVRAILESGKLVGKCTDINSVFVGLCRSVGIPAREIFGIRVGQSRFSDQMGSAKDGVAKISGGQHCRAEFYLKGYGWIPVDPADVTKVRLGEKLTNDDAKIVAVRDYCFGNWEMCWIGFNYGRDFILKPTPEQTPLNNFGYPYAEVDGNTQNYYSPKEFSYDYVSTELK; encoded by the coding sequence ATGCAAAGAAGAGATTTTTTTAAATTCAGTAGTTTTTTAGGTGCAGCAAGTCTGCTTCCAAGTGTCACTCTAGCTAACGACGAGCCAGCAAACCCAGTAGTTAGAAATTTCGACGTAAATTTCAAACACCAGCTGCTTGAAAAGGGCAAAAGCTCAAGAATTTGGCTGCCGCTCCCACTAAGCACCACTTATCAGCAACTAACCCAAGACTACGTCATAAACACAACCGCTAAAAACGTCTATATCTCAGACACGCTAATACCAACAATGTATGGCGAATTTGAAGAAAATGAGCAAAGACCTATTTTAAATATCCAGTTTAAGATCCAAACAACAGAGCGCAACACCGACTTTAGTAAGGTAAATTTCGATCCAAATGAGAAGGTCGATCCTGCTGTTTTGGAGTTTTTAAAACCAACTTCACACATCCCAACAGATGGCGTCGTAAGGGCAAAAGCGCTTGAGATCGTTGGAAATTTAAAGGGCGATTTGGAGCGCGCAAAAGCGATCTATACGTGGGTTGCAAACACTATGCAGCGTGATAACAGCGTCCTTGGATGTGGTACTGGCGATGTTAGAGCGATCCTAGAAAGTGGCAAACTAGTTGGTAAATGCACCGACATAAACTCAGTTTTTGTGGGACTTTGCAGATCAGTTGGCATCCCAGCAAGAGAGATCTTTGGTATCAGGGTTGGTCAGTCTAGATTTTCAGACCAGATGGGTAGCGCAAAAGATGGCGTGGCTAAAATTTCAGGCGGACAGCACTGCAGGGCTGAGTTTTACCTAAAAGGCTATGGTTGGATACCGGTTGATCCAGCTGATGTTACAAAGGTAAGACTTGGTGAAAAGCTTACAAACGACGACGCTAAAATCGTAGCTGTTAGGGACTATTGCTTTGGCAACTGGGAGATGTGCTGGATAGGCTTTAACTACGGACGTGACTTTATCTTAAAGCCAACTCCAGAGCAAACACCGCTAAATAACTTTGGCTATCCATACGCTGAGGTTGATGGCAACACGCAAAACTACTATTCGCCAAAAGAATTTAGCTACGACTACGTCTCAACAGAGCTAAAATGA
- a CDS encoding heavy-metal-associated domain-containing protein translates to MRKILVLALLLLSCYAEKTIEISVPSMHCPLCTAIVRKAALSVEGVKKADVSLKERKAVVVADDKVDEKELLKAVDATGYKGEIK, encoded by the coding sequence ATGCGTAAAATTTTAGTTTTAGCCCTTCTTCTACTTAGTTGCTATGCTGAGAAAACGATAGAGATTTCAGTACCCAGCATGCACTGTCCGCTTTGCACGGCGATAGTAAGAAAGGCCGCACTTAGTGTTGAGGGCGTAAAAAAGGCAGACGTGTCGCTAAAAGAGCGAAAAGCTGTTGTTGTAGCAGATGACAAGGTCGATGAAAAAGAGCTTTTAAAAGCGGTCGATGCGACTGGCTATAAGGGTGAGATAAAATAA
- a CDS encoding M28 family peptidase, whose protein sequence is MSKSEILTKFETLATIPHCSYDTDKMRDFLASYAKDKGCEVVVDSFGNVHAFKGKPKICLQSHYDMVCMGDAPKIEIVYGVDGYMRAKNSSLGADNGIGVAIMMQMISEFDDIECLFTNNEEVGMVGAAGFNGELKSDKLLNLDSEEDDRVTIGCAGGVNLFATIALDSKKTKESTLYEVKVSGLPGGHSGNEIHKNIPNAIKVLATFVTKNGCKLVKFEGGERSNSIPSGATALVLSDKELKSECENLSVKKLGTGDEILENGEKILALINSFSQGVRAYNCELGIPQDSVNLSLAKIKDDGTLEVEFFARSMSKDGLNRMEFEISELAKAVGFHVISKDRNPAWKPINDKFANDILEELKIYKPEARITAVHAGLECGVLLEKKAGLSACSIGPNIYSPHSTREHCEVASALFIEKVVRGIVKKYNS, encoded by the coding sequence ATGTCAAAGAGTGAAATTCTAACGAAATTTGAGACACTTGCGACGATACCGCACTGCAGTTACGATACTGATAAGATGCGTGATTTTCTGGCTAGCTATGCAAAAGACAAGGGCTGTGAGGTCGTGGTCGATAGCTTTGGCAACGTTCATGCATTTAAAGGCAAACCAAAAATTTGCTTGCAGAGCCACTACGATATGGTCTGCATGGGCGATGCGCCAAAGATAGAGATAGTTTATGGCGTTGATGGCTATATGAGAGCTAAAAACTCATCTTTAGGCGCAGATAACGGCATAGGCGTAGCTATAATGATGCAGATGATAAGTGAATTTGATGACATTGAGTGCCTCTTTACAAACAACGAAGAGGTCGGCATGGTCGGAGCTGCTGGTTTTAATGGCGAGTTAAAATCAGACAAACTTCTAAATTTAGACAGCGAAGAGGATGACCGCGTAACTATCGGCTGCGCTGGCGGTGTAAATTTGTTTGCTACTATCGCGCTAGATAGTAAAAAAACAAAAGAGAGCACGCTTTACGAAGTAAAAGTGAGCGGCCTACCTGGCGGACACTCTGGCAACGAGATACATAAAAATATCCCAAATGCGATCAAGGTTTTGGCTACATTTGTGACTAAAAATGGCTGCAAGCTTGTTAAATTTGAAGGTGGCGAGCGAAGCAACTCTATCCCAAGCGGCGCAACTGCACTGGTTTTAAGTGATAAAGAGCTAAAGAGCGAATGTGAAAATTTAAGCGTGAAAAAGCTTGGCACGGGAGATGAAATTTTAGAAAATGGCGAGAAAATTTTAGCTTTAATAAACTCATTTTCACAAGGTGTAAGAGCCTACAACTGCGAGCTAGGCATACCGCAAGATAGCGTAAATCTCTCTTTGGCAAAGATCAAAGATGATGGCACACTTGAAGTGGAGTTTTTTGCAAGATCTATGAGTAAAGATGGCCTAAATAGGATGGAATTTGAAATTTCTGAGCTTGCAAAAGCAGTTGGCTTTCATGTTATTTCAAAAGACAGAAACCCAGCTTGGAAACCTATAAATGATAAATTTGCAAACGATATCTTAGAAGAGCTTAAAATTTATAAGCCAGAAGCTAGGATAACAGCTGTGCATGCTGGACTTGAATGTGGAGTGCTTTTAGAAAAAAAAGCAGGTCTTAGTGCATGTTCAATAGGACCAAACATCTACTCACCGCACTCTACTAGAGAGCACTGCGAAGTAGCCTCTGCGCTTTTTATAGAAAAAGTCGTTCGCGGTATCGTTAAAAAATATAACTCATAA